The segment GGGCGCAGTTTGGAATCCGTGCGACGGGTGAGATCGAGCCAGTTCGGCTGGTTCCAGTCGGTCCCGAGCGTGGAGAGATACATGCCGAGAGCGAAGTCACGCCGGTCTTCGCTGAAACTGAAATATCGGCGGACGAAATCGCTGCCGCGGCGGGCAGCAATCTCCGTCACGAGCAGGGGAATGACGCGGATTCGCTCGGAAGACTGCAGCAGTGCGCTGATGGTGCCCTGAAAGTCGTCGAGCGTGATCTTGAAACCGTCATCCATCCGCAACGGACGCTTCCGAAGCTGCGTGAGAAGCTGGAAATAGGTGCGCGAGAAATTGGGAAACGCGCGGCGGGCGGGTCCGGTCTTTTGCACATCCCGGAAGAGGGCATTCAGGCCATGGAGAGTGTTTTGATTGAATCTGGGGAGGAACGTATCCGTCGCCGGCAGCACGCCATCGAGCACGACCGCGGCGATGCCGGTCGGATGGGAGCGCATCACCTCCTGCGCGAGGAAAGAGCCGTAGGAATTCCCAAAGAGAATGATCGAGCTGTAGCCCAGCGCCGTGCGGAGATCGGCGATATCCGAGGCGTTCTCGGTCGTGTTGTAGGCCGTGAGGTCGATCCCCTGGTTCAGGAAGCCCTCGCGGGCCGAGGCATACGTGCCGCTGAAGACGCCGAGAAACGGCGAGGACCAGCCCGTGCCACGCTGGTCGATCAGCACGATGTCGTGAGTCTTCTGCAAAGCGGGGAAGACCTCGAAAAATGCCGCTGTCGTGGTCGCGGATCCGCCCGGGCCACCGGTCAGGAAGAAGATGGGAAGCGCGCCAGTCGCCTGCTTCGCGCGAAGAATGACGACCGCGAGCTGGATCTGCGGGCCGGCAGGGTTCGCACGTTTCTCCGGGACGGTCAGATAGCCGAACTGGAACGGCGCCGATCCATAGACCTTGCGAATGCCCGAGGGGGGAGTGGCGTAGGTGAACGTCGCGGCCTGACCGGCAAAAAAGGGAAAAACAACGGCGCACAGGAGCGCGAAACGGCGGGGAAACATGGATTTGAACAAAAAGAAGGTGACACCGAATGCAAGTCCAATGCCAGTCTGGAAAATATCTGACGGCCTCGATCGCTCAGTGAAGGAACCGGACGAGAATGCCCCGAGTTGGCACTTGTCCGCCCGCGCCAGCGTGGCTACTTTCAGGGCGCACGTATGATCGCTGGCCGGAATTCCGAGGACTACTCCCCGATCACCTGGGTCGGAAGGGTGCCGATTTACGCCACGACCCTCCTCGTGATCCTGCACGTGCTCGGGATGATCGGCACCGCCGTCGCGATGTCGATGGCCGGCACACCGATTCCGGCAGCCTCACCGATCCTCGAGCCGCTATTGTTCTCGAACTTCGACATCCTGCGGAATTTCAAGATCTGGCAGTTCTTCACCTACGCTTTCGTCAACCAGCCCAACATCTGGTTCGCCGTCGAGATGTGGATGCTTTACTCGTTCGGCCGCGAGGTCGAAAAGTTCCTCGGTCGTCGCGCGTTCCTCTGGCTCTACCTCTCGTTGTTGCTCGTCGGTCCCGCCGCGCTGACCCTGCTCGGGCTTGCCGGGGTGCCCGCCGGACTTGCCGGCAGCGTCACGCTCCATTTTGCGATCTTCGTCGCCTTCGTGGTCATCTACCCGAGTGCGCAGGTCCTCTTCTCGCTGCAGGCCAAATGGGTCGCCGCGGTTTTGCTCGGCATCTATTCGCTGCAATTCCTCGCCGCGCACATGTGGGAA is part of the Chthoniobacterales bacterium genome and harbors:
- a CDS encoding alpha/beta fold hydrolase, whose product is MFPRRFALLCAVVFPFFAGQAATFTYATPPSGIRKVYGSAPFQFGYLTVPEKRANPAGPQIQLAVVILRAKQATGALPIFFLTGGPGGSATTTAAFFEVFPALQKTHDIVLIDQRGTGWSSPFLGVFSGTYASAREGFLNQGIDLTAYNTTENASDIADLRTALGYSSIILFGNSYGSFLAQEVMRSHPTGIAAVVLDGVLPATDTFLPRFNQNTLHGLNALFRDVQKTGPARRAFPNFSRTYFQLLTQLRKRPLRMDDGFKITLDDFQGTISALLQSSERIRVIPLLVTEIAARRGSDFVRRYFSFSEDRRDFALGMYLSTLGTDWNQPNWLDLTRRTDSKLRPIVFREANAPSSLSVIFGVRAWQVPYFPQATRNPLSSTIPTLLLSGDMEAQTPPDGAKVVAARLPNSFVLNFPRSGHITGFTPGPPMNALVQFVNNPSARPRYSLASLRRANFYATRVPEKTARDRESERPLRFLR
- a CDS encoding rhomboid family intramembrane serine protease, giving the protein MIAGRNSEDYSPITWVGRVPIYATTLLVILHVLGMIGTAVAMSMAGTPIPAASPILEPLLFSNFDILRNFKIWQFFTYAFVNQPNIWFAVEMWMLYSFGREVEKFLGRRAFLWLYLSLLLVGPAALTLLGLAGVPAGLAGSVTLHFAIFVAFVVIYPSAQVLFSLQAKWVAAVLLGIYSLQFLAAHMWESLGVLWLECACAVLMLRYSGATQASFDSWLPVGGDDFRPARRDPPAKQREELTEAELHSSIDPLLEKISKHGIGSLTKRERQRLEQARTALLEREKHSH